Proteins encoded by one window of Lycium barbarum isolate Lr01 chromosome 11, ASM1917538v2, whole genome shotgun sequence:
- the LOC132619937 gene encoding uncharacterized protein LOC132619937, giving the protein MEAFNGTKVNHLSRTGSDRAPLLVDIEKERSNLIRYFKFLNIWCNHKDFKDIVKEEWSRPVQGRAMWKVHCKLKAVARRLSSWSRETYGDIFRDSKEAEKEVKELEKKHTENNNEETRSSLNKEKAEYIRLLKNQYEIYRKRAKERWLQDGDKNSPYFHKVIKDRRRKLNIHKISDNEGNNIEGHQNIADAAIKHFEELFKYEEIRGSFRILDKVSQVVTADMNTMQIARPTAHEVTDAINNIESDSAPGPDGFGAKFFQTCIDIIFSDIHNAILEFCDGTPVPRYVSHTCLFMLPKCPQPQSFSDIRPISLCNTLSKIIAKILSNRIGKILPDIISPNQSGFIQGRSITDNVLLAQELVQDIPKTNKHDNLVLKVDMSKAYDRVSWPNLCRIMRKLGFNEIWIDIIYKHIANNWYSIVLNGTRNGFFKSSRGLRSTNKQKDKLCSLFSEGQSGSRIKINYFSEMVNSITSRIHSWHTKFLSKGGKIVLIKHVLSAMLVHLLAAMKPPKGTFEQIESAMIRFLWSDKESMRKYHWSSWEAMCLPGEEGGVGLRCLSDVSNAFTAKQWWNLRTKDSLWKEYMMSKYCSTRNPVIRKVIGVQSLTWRSMCKVRDQIEDNFTWQIGQGHLSFWYDNWSRNGALYKLLPEEVIPNNSLLNEVDINGNWIWNRVGLGEEYVQQLEQKHDQQKHQIHKMVPLPPHYVKLNSNGSCKGSACRGRGIIKDEKGKMISAYSINLGCGTNNWLRLKPFNMDSNAIQGKCKTPWNIEKMVCWIQMTQYQYQFQIRHFFREANQVADKLAQISHSHIDVVTYTSFQDLPKAIRGVLNLDRWGLPSIRSRTRSNKSFTFDSP; this is encoded by the exons ATGGAGGCCTTCAATGGCACAAAGGTAAACCACTTATCTAGGACTGGGTCAGACCGTGCACCCCTCCTAGTAGATATTGAAAAAGAAAGAAGCAACCTAATAAGATATTTCAAATTCCTAAACATCTGGTGCAATCATAAAGACTTCAAAGACATAGTCAAAGAAGAATGGAGCAGGCCTGTTCAAGGCAGAGCTATGTGGAAAGTACACTGCAAATTGAAGGCAGTAGCAAGAAGGCTCAGTTCTTGGTCCAGAGAAACATATGGGGACATATTTAGAGATAGCAAAGAGGCTGAAAAAGAAGTAAAGGAATTGGAAAAGAAGCACACAGAAAACAACAATGAGGAGACTAGAAGCAGCCTGAACAAGGAAAAAGCTGAGTACATCAGATTGTTGAAGAACCAATATGAAATATATAGGAAAAGGGCCAAAGAAAGATGGCTACAGGATGGAGATAAAAACAGTCCATATTTCCATAAGGTCATTAAGGACAGAAGAAGGAAGCTAAATATCCATAAGATAAGTGACAATGAGGGAAACAACATAGAAGGCCACCAGAACATAGCAGATGCAGCAATAAAACACTTTGAGGAGTTGTTCAAATATGAAGAAATCAGAGGAAGTTTCAGAATTCTTGACAAAGTCTCTCAGGTAGTAACAGCAGACATGAACACAATGCAAATTGCCAGACCTACTGCCCATGAGGTAACAGATGCTATCAATAACATAGAGTCTGATAGTGCCCCAGGCCCTGATGGGTTTGGAGCAAAATTTTTTCAAACATGCATAGATATAATATTCTCAGATATTCACAATGCTATACTTGAATTTTGTGATGGAACACCTGTACCTAGGTATGTCTCTCACACTTGTTTGTTTATGCTCCCAAAATGCCCCCAACCCCAATCCTTCTCAGACATTAGACCTATAAGCCTGTGTAATACCTTAAGTAAGATTATTGCTAAAATACTTTCTAATAGAATTGGTAAGATTCTACCTGATATCATTTCTCCTAATCAAAGTGGGTTCATTCAGGGAAGGTCCATTACTGATAATGTGCTGCTAGCACAAGAACTGGTTCAGGATATCCCCAAAACTAATAAGCATGACAACCTAGTCCTTAAAGTAGACATGTCCAAGGCATACGATAGGGTGTCCTGGCCTAATCTATGTAGGATTATGAGAAAACTAGGCTTTAATGAAATCTGGATTGACATAATTTATAAACACATTGCTAATAACTGGTACTCTATTGTCCTTAATGggacaagaaatggatttttcaAGTCTAGTAGGGGTCTAAG GTCAACTAATAAACAAAAAGATAAGCTGTGTAGCCTTTTCTCCGAAGGACAATCTGGAA GTAGGATTAAAATCAACTATTTCTCTGAGATGGTGAACTCGATAACTAGTAGAATTCACTCCTGGCATACGAAATTTCTCTCTAAAGGGGGTAAAATAGTACTGATCAAACATGTGCTTTCAGCCATGCTAGTGCACTTACTAGCAGCAATGAAACCTCCAAAGGGTACTTTTGAACAGATAGAAAGTGCTATGATAAGATTTCTATGGAGTGATAAGGAATCCATGAGAAAATACCATTGGAGTAGCTGGGAGGCCATGTGCCTACCTGGTGAAGAAGGTGGGGTGGGACTGAGATGTCTGAGTGATGTCAGCAATGCATTCACTGCCAAACAATGGTGGAACCTGAGAACTAAGGATTCCCTATGGAAGGAGTATATGATGTCAAAATATTGTTCAACAAGGAACCCAGTCATCAGGAAAGTGATAGGGGTGCAATCCTTGACCTGGAGGTCAATGTGCAAGGTTAGGGACCAGATAGAAGATAATTTTACATGGCAAATAGGTCAAGGTCATCTCTCCTTCTGGTATGACAATTGGTCAAGAAATGGAGCATTATACAAATTGTTACCAGAGGAGGTGATTCCAAATAACAGTCTGCTGAATGAGGTGGACATTAATGGTAACTGGATATGGAACAGGGTAGG ATTGGGTGAAGAATATGTGCAACAACTTGAACAGAAACATGACCAACAAAAGCATCAAATTCATAAGATGGTACCCCTACCTCCCCATTATGTAAAACTTAATAGTAATGGCAGCTGTAAGGGAAGTGCTTGTAGAGGAAGAGGAATCATTAAAGATGAGAAAGGAAAGATGATTTCTGCCTACAGCATCAATCTTGGTTGTGGCACCAACAACTGGCTGAGGCTAAAGCCCTTCAACATGGACTCGAATG CAATTCAAGGGAAATGCAAAACCCCATGGAACATTGAGAAAATGGTCTGCTGGATACAAATGACACAGTATCAATATCAATTTCAGATCAGGCATTTCTTTCGAGAGGCTAACCAGGTTGCAGACAAGCTTGCACAAATCAGCCACTCTCACATTGATGTTGTAACTTACACCAGCTTTCAGGATTTGCCAAAAGCTATTAGAGGTGTTCTAAATCTTGACAGATGGGGTCTGCCCAGTATCAGGTCGAGAACTCGAAGCAACAAGAGTTTCACCTTTGACTCTCCTTAG